From the genome of Fibrobacter sp., one region includes:
- a CDS encoding YchJ family protein: MADLCPCGSGKEYCECCEPIIKGTALAASPEALMRSRYTAYAKHEIKWLKDSLEATQRDDFDEPSVEAWSRDSEWLGIEIKQTKTEEEKNIGWVEFIARFKQGNITRNHHELGEFHKVGGAWFFYDGRAVKQETVKKTEPDVGRNDPCPCGSGKKYKKCCGAGK; encoded by the coding sequence ATGGCTGATTTATGTCCCTGTGGATCCGGTAAGGAATACTGCGAATGCTGCGAACCCATCATCAAGGGTACCGCCCTGGCAGCTTCTCCCGAAGCTTTGATGCGTTCTCGCTACACTGCTTACGCAAAGCACGAAATCAAGTGGCTCAAGGACTCCCTCGAAGCCACCCAGCGTGACGACTTTGACGAACCCAGCGTAGAAGCATGGAGCCGTGATTCTGAATGGTTGGGCATTGAAATCAAGCAGACCAAGACCGAAGAAGAAAAGAACATCGGCTGGGTTGAATTCATCGCTCGCTTCAAGCAGGGTAACATCACCCGCAACCACCACGAACTTGGCGAATTCCACAAGGTCGGTGGCGCATGGTTCTTCTACGATGGCCGCGCTGTTAAGCAGGAAACCGTTAAGAAGACCGAACCGGACGTTGGCCGTAACGATCCGTGCCCCTGCGGTTCTGGCAAGAAGTACAAGAAGTGCTGCGGCGCTGGTAAGTAA
- the argC gene encoding N-acetyl-gamma-glutamyl-phosphate reductase: MFKVFVDGEAGTTGLQIYDRLAKRTDIEVLRIDPELRKDVNERQKLINASDVTFLCLPDAAAVESAALCTSPDTCIIDASTAHRVNPDWTYGMPELSAEQRKAISKAKRIANPGCHATGFILGVHPLIASGLLPKSANLAAYSLTGYSGGGKKLIAEYEEESALSHKAGESLAIMAPAPYALALSHKHLPEMKKYCELENAPFFNPVLGPYYKGMAVTVAIFANQLTKKVTPAELTEVLAKHYEGSNFVTVMPYEAPPAESPALYNGRLNPTICNGTNNACIQVFGNDNVMQVTTIIDNLGKGASGAAIQNMNIALGLDETLGL; the protein is encoded by the coding sequence ATGTTCAAAGTTTTTGTTGATGGTGAAGCTGGTACCACCGGTCTTCAGATCTATGACCGTTTGGCAAAGCGTACCGACATCGAAGTTCTCCGTATCGATCCGGAACTTCGCAAGGACGTCAATGAACGTCAGAAGCTGATTAACGCTTCCGACGTTACCTTCCTATGTCTGCCTGACGCAGCTGCCGTCGAAAGCGCGGCCCTCTGCACCAGTCCCGACACTTGCATTATCGACGCCTCCACGGCCCACCGTGTAAATCCCGACTGGACCTACGGGATGCCGGAACTTTCCGCCGAACAGCGAAAGGCCATCAGCAAAGCTAAGCGCATTGCAAACCCCGGCTGCCATGCCACCGGTTTTATCCTTGGCGTACACCCGCTGATTGCAAGCGGCCTTCTGCCCAAGTCTGCAAACCTTGCCGCATACAGCCTGACCGGCTACTCCGGCGGTGGCAAGAAGCTCATTGCCGAGTATGAAGAGGAATCTGCCCTCAGCCACAAGGCCGGTGAATCCCTGGCAATCATGGCTCCCGCACCTTACGCCTTGGCTCTCAGCCACAAGCATCTACCCGAAATGAAGAAGTACTGCGAACTTGAGAACGCCCCCTTCTTCAACCCGGTGCTTGGCCCCTACTACAAGGGCATGGCTGTAACGGTCGCCATATTTGCAAACCAGCTGACCAAGAAGGTCACCCCGGCTGAACTGACCGAGGTTCTGGCAAAGCACTACGAAGGTTCCAACTTCGTAACGGTTATGCCTTACGAAGCACCCCCGGCTGAGTCTCCGGCCCTCTATAACGGTCGTCTGAACCCCACCATCTGCAACGGAACAAACAACGCTTGCATCCAGGTGTTCGGCAACGACAACGTTATGCAGGTCACCACCATCATCGACAATCTGGGCAAGGGCGCCAGCGGTGCCGCCATCCAGAACATGAACATCGCTCTGGGTCTCGACGAAACCCTGGGCCTGTAA
- the obgE gene encoding GTPase ObgE, with protein MFLDEKSIEVRSGKGGDGICSFHREKFVPLGGPDGGDGGRGGHVILQVNEQYSTLLDMGNTRLYRAQNGQPGGAKRCTGRSAEDLVVSVPRGTIVKDAEGRILADLTEDGQRWIAARGGKGGMGNQHFATPSNQAPRKCTPGEAGEKRELFLELKLMADVGLVGFPNAGKSSLVNKISSGRPKVGDYPFTTLEPVLGIVQMNGHSFVVADIPGLLEGASEGKGLGHQFLKHIERTHTLLFVIDGFAENAYEQFSVLKDELKAFHPKLAQKPYVIALNKSDLGIDEAIKQFKEHKEPVIVTSAITGDGCMDLQKALDEAVPHVQKKKVGWESKKVIEAKTMKAADKTRAKAARKTAAPKTTASKSTAKKSTAKPAAKKTSGSKKK; from the coding sequence ATGTTTCTTGACGAAAAATCTATTGAAGTACGCTCCGGCAAAGGTGGAGACGGCATCTGCAGTTTCCATCGCGAAAAGTTTGTACCCCTGGGCGGCCCCGATGGCGGAGACGGCGGCCGTGGCGGTCACGTAATCCTTCAAGTCAACGAACAGTATTCTACCCTGCTGGATATGGGCAACACCCGCCTTTACAGGGCCCAGAACGGACAGCCCGGTGGCGCCAAGCGCTGCACCGGACGTTCCGCCGAAGATCTTGTGGTTAGCGTTCCCCGCGGAACCATCGTCAAGGATGCTGAAGGCAGAATCCTCGCAGACCTGACCGAAGACGGCCAGCGCTGGATTGCCGCACGTGGCGGAAAGGGCGGTATGGGCAACCAGCATTTTGCAACACCTTCCAATCAGGCTCCCCGCAAGTGTACTCCCGGCGAAGCTGGCGAAAAGCGCGAGCTCTTCCTGGAACTTAAGCTCATGGCCGACGTGGGCCTGGTGGGTTTCCCCAACGCAGGCAAGTCCAGCCTGGTGAACAAGATTTCCAGCGGACGCCCCAAGGTTGGCGACTATCCCTTTACCACTCTGGAACCGGTGCTGGGCATTGTCCAGATGAACGGTCACAGCTTTGTGGTGGCAGACATTCCGGGTCTTCTGGAAGGCGCCAGCGAAGGCAAGGGCCTGGGCCACCAGTTCCTGAAACACATCGAACGCACCCATACTCTTTTGTTCGTAATCGACGGCTTTGCCGAAAACGCCTATGAACAGTTCAGCGTTCTTAAGGACGAACTGAAGGCATTCCATCCCAAGCTGGCACAGAAGCCCTACGTTATCGCACTGAACAAGAGCGACCTGGGCATCGACGAAGCCATCAAGCAGTTCAAGGAACACAAGGAACCGGTCATTGTAACCTCCGCTATCACTGGCGACGGTTGCATGGATCTGCAGAAGGCCTTGGACGAAGCAGTTCCCCACGTTCAGAAAAAGAAGGTGGGCTGGGAATCCAAGAAGGTTATCGAAGCCAAGACCATGAAGGCTGCAGACAAGACCCGCGCAAAGGCAGCCCGCAAGACTGCCGCTCCCAAGACCACGGCATCCAAGTCTACCGCCAAGAAGTCTACAGCAAAGCCGGCAGCCAAAAAGACTTCCGGTTCCAAGAAGAAATAA
- the smpB gene encoding SsrA-binding protein SmpB, with protein MAKKEQSTPVIQNRKASHLYFVDESFEVGVMLIGSEVKSIRDGKCTLGEAWIDLDPDKDELWLIGAHIDEYLFANRFNHFPARKRKLLAHVHEIQKMRKAKEQKGCTLIPLKLYFKNRRVKLEMGICRGKDQHDKRQSIMERDAKMEMARAAKAHK; from the coding sequence ATGGCTAAGAAGGAACAATCCACTCCAGTAATCCAGAACCGAAAGGCAAGTCATCTCTACTTTGTAGATGAATCCTTCGAGGTGGGCGTCATGCTCATCGGTTCCGAGGTGAAGTCCATTCGCGACGGCAAGTGTACTCTGGGCGAGGCCTGGATCGATCTTGATCCCGACAAGGATGAGCTCTGGCTGATTGGTGCCCACATTGACGAATACCTTTTCGCAAACCGTTTCAATCATTTCCCGGCAAGAAAGAGAAAGCTCCTGGCCCACGTTCACGAAATCCAGAAGATGCGCAAGGCCAAGGAACAGAAGGGTTGCACCCTCATTCCTCTCAAGCTCTATTTCAAGAACCGCAGGGTAAAACTTGAAATGGGCATCTGTCGCGGTAAAGACCAGCACGACAAGCGTCAGTCCATTATGGAACGTGATGCCAAGATGGAAATGGCACGAGCAGCAAAGGCGCACAAGTAA
- a CDS encoding N-acetylmuramoyl-L-alanine amidase: MFKKLFICLAVLFVVLASAANADKPAASSVNKAASVGTDKASVSPAGKVDIELFAKSRNASFHWFPVQKTFNLVTPKDTAKFAIGLPFVNIKGNASALKSAPEIVNGRIWVDSADVAGLFPSEAVSSSAKQVTAVSSSSIATATSSVAAAPASSSSSVKQTAASTPAVAPAAQSATKAKEQPASNKNETAGTREVKTIVIDPGHGGKDSGALGGKSQEKDIVLTVGKLLKKELEKEGFNVKMTRDKDVFIELGQRANLANQWDGDLFISLHCNAIDATPEKKKQVKGYHVYVLRAPESEEDKAIARRENKVATLYGEKNAKEELSPIEWFKLEARLEKYKQNSYMFTEEMLKAMDGGKIRRQAGGVGGAGFMVLVGALMPAVLYEIGFISNPDDEAYMMSDAGQKDIAERISKAVANYKAAVHNYRETLGR, from the coding sequence ATGTTCAAGAAATTGTTCATCTGCCTTGCAGTCCTGTTCGTGGTTCTTGCCTCTGCCGCCAATGCAGACAAGCCCGCAGCTTCTAGCGTCAACAAGGCAGCCTCCGTCGGCACAGACAAGGCATCTGTCTCCCCCGCGGGCAAAGTCGACATCGAGCTTTTTGCAAAAAGCAGGAATGCAAGCTTCCATTGGTTTCCTGTCCAGAAAACATTCAATCTGGTAACCCCTAAGGATACCGCAAAATTCGCAATAGGCCTTCCCTTTGTAAATATCAAGGGAAACGCCTCCGCACTCAAATCTGCTCCGGAAATCGTCAATGGGCGCATCTGGGTGGATTCCGCAGATGTAGCAGGTCTATTCCCCTCCGAAGCCGTCAGCAGTTCTGCCAAGCAGGTCACCGCAGTTTCCAGCAGCTCTATCGCCACAGCAACAAGCTCAGTCGCCGCCGCACCTGCATCCTCCAGCAGTTCTGTCAAGCAGACCGCCGCAAGCACTCCGGCGGTAGCCCCAGCAGCACAGTCCGCCACAAAGGCTAAGGAACAGCCCGCCTCCAACAAGAACGAAACCGCCGGCACCCGCGAAGTAAAAACAATCGTCATCGACCCGGGCCATGGCGGCAAGGACTCAGGCGCCCTGGGCGGCAAGTCCCAGGAAAAGGACATCGTCCTCACCGTAGGCAAGCTCCTCAAGAAAGAGCTTGAAAAAGAAGGTTTCAACGTAAAGATGACCCGCGACAAGGACGTGTTCATCGAGCTAGGCCAGCGCGCCAATCTAGCGAACCAGTGGGACGGCGATCTGTTCATCAGCCTCCATTGCAACGCCATCGACGCCACCCCCGAAAAGAAAAAGCAAGTCAAGGGCTATCACGTTTACGTTCTCCGCGCTCCCGAAAGCGAAGAAGACAAGGCAATCGCCCGTCGCGAAAACAAGGTGGCCACCCTCTACGGCGAAAAGAACGCCAAGGAAGAACTCTCCCCCATCGAATGGTTCAAGCTGGAAGCCCGCCTTGAAAAATACAAACAGAATAGCTACATGTTCACCGAAGAAATGCTCAAGGCCATGGACGGCGGCAAGATCCGTCGCCAGGCAGGTGGCGTCGGCGGTGCAGGCTTCATGGTTCTTGTGGGCGCCCTGATGCCCGCCGTTCTTTACGAAATCGGCTTCATCAGCAACCCTGACGACGAAGCCTACATGATGAGCGACGCTGGCCAGAAGGACATTGCAGAACGCATTTCCAAGGCCGTGGCAAACTACAAGGCCGCAGTCCACAACTACCGCGAAACCCTAGGCAGGTAA